From the Manis javanica isolate MJ-LG chromosome 13, MJ_LKY, whole genome shotgun sequence genome, one window contains:
- the CLDN20 gene encoding claudin-20, giving the protein MVSVRLQLLAFILALSGVSGMLTATLLPSWKVNVDTGSNIITAIVQLQGLWMDCTWYSTGMFSCTLKYSILSLPTHVQAARATMVLACVLSALGICTSTVGMKCTRLGGDRGTKRHAAFAGGVCFMSAGISGLIPTVWYTKEIIANFLDLTVPESNKHEPGGAVYIAFISAMLLFISGMIFCTSYIKKDPEAWLYPPNQQHISTSELEDNLACNLKDYV; this is encoded by the coding sequence ATGGTGTCAGTGCGTCTCCAGCTCCTTGCTTTTATCCTGGCCTTATCTGGGGTCTCCGGCATGCTCACCGCCACGCTGCTGCCCAGCTGGAAGGTGAACGTGGACACAGGCTCCAACATCATAACGGCCATCGTACAGCTGCAAGGGCTGTGGATGGACTGCACGTGGTACAGTACTGGAATGTTCAGCTGCACACTGAAGTACTCCATTCTGTCGCTCCCCACCCATGTGCAGGCTGCACGGGCCACCATGGTCCTGGCCTGTGTTCTGTCTGCTTTGGGGATCTGCACTTCCACAGTAGGGATGAAATGCACTCGCctgggaggggacagaggaaCCAAGAGGCATGCTGCTTTTGCTGGAGGAGTCTGTTTCATGTCTGCGGGGATCTCTGGTTTAATACCAACGGTGTGGTACACAAAGGAGATCATAGCAAACTTTCTAGATCTGACAGTTCCAGAAAGCAACAAACACGAGCCTGGAGGAGCCGTCTATATTGCATTTATTTCAGCCATGCTGCTATTTATCTCTGGCATGATTTTCTGTACTTCCTATATAAAAAAGGATCCAGAAGCTTGGCTCTACCCACCCAACCAGCAGCATATCTCCACCTCTGAGCTAGAGGACAATTTAGCATGCAACCTAAAGGATTATGTGTAA